A window of the Ammoniphilus oxalaticus genome harbors these coding sequences:
- a CDS encoding glycosyltransferase family 2 protein codes for MSKLSIIIPTQDEEQTISSVIEEAKKLSPLEIIVVINGSSDNTKQIVQSHQCKIIEYPFSIGNDVGRAIGALHANGDILLFIDGDIPIPSNKLFPFVREIQSGSDIALNNLRWTAQLPIRPHTTTVSKIAVNHFLRASSLSVNSLIAIPHAMSKVALEKIGWHHLADPVLAQAIAIEKKLKIASPIDVDVIGTNRIRPVHSAPSVGSPYPQSTSRILGDHLRAIQYLIEKKGPRGGFTDGNRNRKLLQRFVPHSFAKRAKRSAVIPVGEEKRTISQVISSVRQAGVDEIIVVANGADRDTLHFAQQEKVLLVPFGKQLGHNVGRAIGAAYATGEICLFIDGDFVIPPDDLIPFIQAVEGGVDIALNNLEFLMDQFHPMDTISVVKYFLNLSAGRPDLLNNSLTAVPHAMHRRVIDKIGFKSLMIPPKAQVEALQQGFKIQATHVVDVVKPNRIRQDHVSTQGKIPAFERIIGDHVEALGHLLHLTNHRGLFTDGNRKRELLKMEDKENDNI; via the coding sequence GTGAGTAAACTGTCAATTATAATTCCGACTCAAGATGAAGAACAAACAATCTCATCGGTAATCGAAGAGGCAAAAAAGCTATCGCCGTTGGAAATAATTGTCGTTATCAACGGTTCCAGTGACAATACGAAACAAATCGTTCAATCCCACCAATGTAAAATTATCGAGTATCCATTTTCAATCGGAAATGATGTTGGAAGAGCAATTGGCGCGCTTCATGCCAACGGGGATATCCTCTTATTTATAGACGGGGATATCCCTATCCCTTCAAATAAGCTTTTTCCTTTTGTTCGTGAAATCCAATCGGGCTCTGATATCGCCCTAAATAATCTCCGCTGGACAGCGCAACTTCCTATTCGTCCTCATACAACAACTGTTTCCAAAATCGCAGTGAATCATTTTTTACGCGCATCGTCGCTGTCGGTTAATTCACTAATAGCGATTCCTCATGCTATGAGTAAAGTCGCTCTAGAAAAAATTGGCTGGCATCATCTTGCTGATCCGGTGTTAGCTCAAGCGATCGCTATAGAAAAAAAGTTAAAAATCGCATCGCCTATCGATGTAGATGTTATCGGTACGAATCGCATTCGGCCTGTTCACTCCGCTCCTTCTGTAGGATCACCGTATCCGCAATCAACTAGTCGAATACTAGGAGATCACCTTCGGGCTATCCAGTATTTAATTGAGAAAAAAGGGCCGCGTGGTGGCTTTACGGATGGAAATCGAAATCGCAAACTTTTACAACGATTTGTTCCTCACTCCTTTGCTAAAAGAGCGAAAAGGAGCGCAGTGATTCCTGTCGGCGAGGAAAAACGAACCATCAGCCAAGTTATTTCTTCCGTACGCCAAGCGGGCGTGGATGAAATCATCGTCGTCGCCAATGGCGCGGATCGGGATACGCTCCATTTTGCTCAGCAGGAAAAAGTGTTGTTGGTCCCGTTTGGGAAACAGCTGGGACACAATGTGGGAAGAGCGATAGGAGCCGCATATGCGACAGGGGAGATTTGCTTGTTTATAGACGGAGATTTTGTTATTCCACCCGATGATTTAATTCCTTTTATTCAAGCTGTAGAAGGCGGCGTCGATATTGCTCTCAATAATCTGGAGTTTTTGATGGACCAATTTCATCCGATGGATACGATCAGTGTTGTCAAGTACTTTCTTAACTTGTCAGCAGGAAGGCCAGATCTACTAAATAATTCGCTTACCGCTGTTCCGCACGCCATGCATAGAAGAGTGATTGATAAGATTGGATTTAAATCTTTGATGATTCCACCTAAAGCGCAAGTCGAGGCGTTGCAACAGGGATTTAAGATCCAGGCGACTCATGTTGTAGATGTGGTAAAGCCAAATCGGATACGTCAAGATCACGTTTCAACGCAAGGGAAAATACCAGCTTTTGAAAGAATTATAGGTGATCATGTCGAGGCGCTAGGTCATCTTCTTCATCTTACAAATCATAGAGGCTTGTTTACCGATGGAAATCGAAAGCGAGAACTCTTAAAAATGGAGGATAAGGAAAATGACAACATCTAA
- a CDS encoding nucleotide sugar dehydrogenase yields MTTSKLAVIGLGYVGLPLAVHFAEHGFEVIGKDKDGQKIARLMKGETYISDVTEQAIREALKKGRLTPSLPNKNLLQSADYIIVAVPTPILNEQPDLSAVEEACQLIAEQLREGQTIILESTTFPGTLEEVILPIMSRTGLTVGKDFFLGYSPERIDPGNTEYSLQRIPKVVSGQTAACLKKVTELYEVAFEQVVPVSSPRVAEMCKLFENIQRLVNISLVNEIDQLCQQLNINFRESLRAAATKPFGFTPYWPGPGVGGHCIPVDPMYFQWKAKKQGLSSQLIEQALQINRVMPQVVVDRVNEELGSVDKTEAQILLIGLTYKKDVNDLRESPALDILKLLLMHGYKVKYSDPHVPVVDMNQEQLTSCPLSANLLRAMDVIVILTDHSAIDWKMIKEHGQRIIDMRGVYDNHEER; encoded by the coding sequence ATGACAACATCTAAATTAGCTGTGATTGGTTTGGGTTATGTCGGATTGCCTTTGGCCGTTCATTTTGCAGAACACGGATTTGAGGTGATCGGCAAGGATAAGGATGGACAGAAGATCGCTCGTCTGATGAAGGGCGAAACCTATATTAGTGATGTCACGGAGCAAGCCATACGAGAAGCGTTGAAAAAAGGGAGACTAACCCCCTCGTTGCCAAATAAAAACCTGCTGCAATCAGCGGATTATATCATCGTCGCCGTTCCAACTCCGATTTTAAATGAGCAACCCGATTTATCAGCAGTAGAAGAAGCGTGTCAATTGATTGCCGAACAGTTAAGAGAAGGGCAGACAATCATATTAGAAAGCACAACATTCCCTGGGACGCTAGAGGAGGTGATTCTCCCTATTATGAGTCGTACCGGGTTAACGGTCGGAAAAGACTTTTTCCTAGGCTATTCGCCTGAACGAATTGATCCTGGAAACACCGAATATTCCTTACAACGAATACCGAAGGTTGTTAGCGGGCAAACAGCAGCCTGCTTGAAGAAAGTAACGGAGTTATATGAAGTGGCGTTCGAACAGGTCGTTCCGGTCAGCTCACCTCGCGTTGCGGAAATGTGTAAATTGTTTGAGAATATTCAAAGGCTTGTCAATATTTCATTAGTTAATGAGATCGATCAATTGTGCCAACAGCTTAATATAAATTTTAGAGAATCATTGCGAGCGGCGGCTACTAAACCTTTTGGCTTCACTCCTTATTGGCCTGGTCCTGGGGTGGGAGGCCATTGTATCCCTGTCGATCCGATGTATTTCCAATGGAAAGCAAAGAAACAAGGATTATCCAGTCAACTTATTGAGCAGGCATTACAAATTAATCGGGTGATGCCTCAAGTCGTGGTAGACAGGGTAAACGAGGAATTAGGGAGCGTAGATAAGACAGAAGCGCAAATCTTACTCATCGGCCTCACTTATAAAAAAGATGTCAATGATCTAAGAGAATCGCCTGCTCTCGATATTCTTAAATTACTGTTAATGCATGGATATAAGGTGAAATATAGCGATCCACACGTCCCTGTCGTAGACATGAATCAAGAGCAGCTTACGTCTTGTCCGTTATCAGCAAACCTGTTGCGCGCTATGGACGTTATTGTCATCTTAACGGATCATTCAGCTATCGATTGGAAGATGATTAAGGAGCATGGTCAACGAATCATAGATATGCGAGGTGTTTACGATAATCATGAAGAAAGGTGA
- a CDS encoding NAD-dependent epimerase/dehydratase family protein: MRRKYLVTGGAGFIGSHLAEGLLERGYKVTVLDNLENSIADPDLDQNSQLSFVKGSVTDRSLVRELVAEHDAVFHLAAMLGVKTTMTHTIEMVQNNLAGTSIILEEAMRTGKKVVFASTSEVYGKGEPPFSENMDLRFGNTTKLRWSYALGKSLEECLCLAYGRKKLPITIVRYFNIFGPRQKDGSYGGVVSRFIKAALTGEDLLVYGDGSQTRSFTYVSDAVEGTIRCLEEKADQEIFNVGSRNEITILGLATKIKNLTKSSSNIVHIPFDKVYPHGFEEIPKRSPDINKIETILQYEPQVKLEQGLKESIGWYRRKLARGELS; the protein is encoded by the coding sequence ATTAGACGGAAGTACCTGGTGACAGGCGGCGCAGGTTTTATCGGTTCTCATCTTGCTGAGGGATTGCTTGAACGGGGTTATAAAGTCACGGTCCTGGACAATTTAGAGAATTCGATTGCTGATCCCGATTTAGACCAGAACTCGCAGCTTTCTTTTGTAAAAGGGAGTGTAACTGATCGTTCTTTGGTTCGGGAGCTAGTTGCTGAACACGATGCTGTGTTTCATTTGGCTGCGATGTTAGGCGTCAAGACGACGATGACCCATACGATCGAAATGGTTCAAAATAATCTAGCGGGAACATCGATTATTTTAGAAGAAGCGATGAGGACAGGAAAAAAGGTTGTCTTTGCTTCGACTTCAGAAGTGTATGGTAAAGGGGAACCGCCCTTCTCCGAAAATATGGATCTGCGCTTTGGCAACACGACAAAATTGCGCTGGAGTTATGCGCTTGGAAAATCGTTAGAAGAGTGTCTTTGTCTTGCGTACGGGCGCAAAAAGTTACCAATTACGATTGTTCGCTATTTTAATATATTTGGACCGAGACAAAAAGATGGGTCATATGGTGGTGTTGTATCCCGCTTTATTAAAGCCGCCCTGACAGGCGAGGATCTATTAGTCTACGGAGATGGCAGTCAAACACGTAGTTTTACCTATGTCAGTGATGCTGTCGAAGGAACGATCAGATGCTTAGAAGAGAAAGCCGATCAAGAGATCTTTAACGTTGGTAGTCGGAATGAGATCACAATCCTTGGTCTAGCAACTAAAATTAAAAACCTCACTAAATCTTCCTCAAATATCGTACACATTCCTTTTGATAAAGTATATCCTCATGGTTTCGAAGAAATCCCCAAACGATCTCCAGATATTAATAAGATTGAAACGATCCTGCAATATGAACCGCAAGTCAAATTGGAACAAGGATTGAAAGAATCGATCGGTTGGTATCGTCGAAAACTAGCGAGAGGAGAGTTGAGTTAA
- a CDS encoding glycosyltransferase family 2 protein has product MSKQVSIIIPACNEESTLPGVLSSCQQLDPHEIIVVANGCTDRTVEIARKFNCQIIVESLALGNDVGRMIGARQATGEILLFLDADFAINPSELREMLRPLLTGSVDVILNDFDFLFKEKKFPHSTTIWRQVFNELLGRKELGIDSVLSVPHAFTRQVLELIGVESLANPIVAQMKLITGGFRIAHDYGIDVIRLNRFRPEEHATSSAILSRSEKRIIGDHLEALSISSALQSTRGGFPDGGRRRDIVREIQNGQRTLTVYPGWGTQRSSLYRGQQVSVIIPAQNEQFTIGDVIKNVRKIEPKEVLVIVNGSTDQTERIARQCGATTIVVEEPLGNDVGRAIGAEFATGDILLFLDGDFVLEPEQLFPFTQAIARGKHVALNDLNYYLTLRLPLNFVTALKYAINLAANRKELGVGSLVAVPHALSRTALDHIHWTALVSPVLAQMKAMLSPPLQIECVHLVDVDRINRIRPDQHFATEGYPPAVDRIIGDHLEALSYLIKREGQRGVFKQNYRRLPH; this is encoded by the coding sequence GTGAGTAAGCAGGTTTCAATTATTATTCCAGCATGTAATGAAGAAAGTACGCTTCCTGGCGTACTTTCTTCCTGCCAACAACTAGATCCGCATGAGATCATTGTAGTCGCGAATGGTTGTACGGATCGGACCGTGGAAATTGCTAGGAAATTTAATTGTCAAATCATTGTAGAATCGCTAGCTTTGGGAAATGATGTCGGTCGAATGATAGGCGCCCGTCAAGCAACTGGGGAAATTCTTCTGTTTTTAGATGCGGATTTTGCGATTAATCCGAGTGAATTGAGAGAGATGTTAAGGCCTCTATTAACGGGGTCAGTAGATGTGATCCTAAATGACTTTGACTTTTTGTTTAAAGAAAAGAAATTTCCACACTCTACCACCATTTGGAGGCAAGTGTTTAATGAATTACTAGGTAGAAAAGAGTTAGGGATTGATTCGGTTTTATCGGTGCCTCACGCTTTTACTAGACAGGTTCTCGAGTTAATCGGGGTTGAATCTTTAGCAAATCCGATTGTGGCTCAAATGAAACTAATTACAGGCGGATTTCGAATCGCCCATGATTATGGAATTGATGTGATTAGGCTAAACCGTTTTCGTCCGGAAGAGCATGCGACGTCTTCCGCGATTCTTTCTCGTTCGGAAAAGAGAATCATTGGTGATCATCTTGAAGCGCTATCAATTTCGTCTGCATTGCAGTCAACGCGCGGTGGATTTCCCGACGGAGGGAGAAGGAGAGATATCGTTCGCGAAATACAAAACGGGCAACGTACGTTAACTGTTTATCCTGGCTGGGGAACGCAACGTTCCTCACTCTATAGGGGCCAACAAGTATCCGTTATTATTCCAGCTCAAAATGAACAGTTTACGATCGGTGATGTGATTAAAAATGTAAGGAAGATTGAACCGAAAGAAGTTCTGGTCATAGTCAATGGTTCAACGGATCAAACGGAGAGGATCGCTAGACAATGTGGAGCAACAACGATCGTTGTTGAAGAACCACTTGGCAATGACGTTGGTCGGGCGATTGGAGCCGAGTTCGCAACTGGGGATATCCTCTTGTTTCTAGATGGCGATTTTGTTTTAGAACCAGAACAACTATTCCCATTTACTCAGGCGATCGCAAGGGGAAAGCATGTCGCCTTAAATGATTTAAACTATTATTTAACGCTTAGGTTGCCATTGAACTTTGTCACCGCTTTAAAATATGCGATTAATCTAGCGGCCAATCGGAAGGAGCTAGGTGTTGGGTCGCTCGTAGCTGTCCCTCATGCGCTTAGTCGAACGGCGTTAGATCATATCCATTGGACTGCGCTCGTTTCTCCCGTTTTGGCTCAAATGAAAGCAATGTTAAGTCCTCCTTTGCAGATAGAATGCGTCCATCTTGTCGATGTCGATCGGATCAATCGAATTCGACCGGATCAACATTTTGCTACTGAAGGTTACCCACCCGCGGTGGATAGAATCATTGGAGATCATCTTGAAGCGTTGTCCTATTTAATTAAACGAGAGGGACAAAGAGGTGTTTTTAAGCAAAATTACCGTCGACTTCCCCATTAA